One Carya illinoinensis cultivar Pawnee chromosome 5, C.illinoinensisPawnee_v1, whole genome shotgun sequence genomic window, TCATTCATTTCAAGAATGCCTGTGCACGCTTAGAGACCCTTctttcaataaatttattttctcattcaTGCATGCAACTGTTTGTAGTCACTCCACCTAGCATTCTAGTTTGTGAAATTATAAGGTGCACATAGATGATGAAGTTATAAGGTTtcaattagaaaaaatttaggACGTAGTATCTCCTCACAAATGTGTTAGAATGTTTATGAAGTCAGCATACGGTTGGAGCCACTTCCTGATGGCTCAAGTTTTTGGGACTAAATGTTTCTACCATAATATTAGCCTGACTAGGAGCAGGATAGATCAACAAATAATGACCGTGACATAAGCTTCTGCGCCCTCAAAAAATACCATGTCTCTGGATTCGACAGCCCATGGACGAGCACTCCAAAACGACAACTATGATTAAATCTTCCAGGACATTAACTTGAGGATCCAGAATGCTTCATTAGTGCTTAGTGGTTATTAGGTGTATACTGTATATATTTCCTGTGTTCTTGGGCTGTGCCTTTTCCTATTAATAAAAGGATCATCAGTACTCTTTATGTTTGGATTGTGGAGTACAATAGCTTCTGTTCTAGCTTTCTAGACTTTGTGGatttgtgttatttttcttcctgTCTTTAGTGGGGTGTTTCTTATTGTGTACTTTGGTGTACCCTTCTGTGCTTTGAATAAGATTACCTTATAAAAAAAGGATCAGAACGCCTTGATTTAAACTATACCACAGTGAAGTTAGAATTAAACTAACCCAACAGATAGGCAATAGTCCAAAACGTAGTTCTAAATTTGCAAATATAGAGGCCAATATGGAACAAAAATCTATTTCCTTTGTATAAGGTGAGCATGCATTTAAGAGTTTATCTGAATACCAGAGCAGGAAAATTATGCTCAAGCATGGCATAAGTTCCAGGAAAAGTTGCTCCAGCATCACCCACTCTATGGAAAGCAAATGGTTTTGGCGAGAGAACAGCTAAATTTAGGTGGTTCCATGTATTCTGATCAGGCTGGACGAACCCTAGGCATATAGCCGTATACTAATTAAAGGAGACTCCAAACTAAATTCCAAAACCTGCAAGTTGCAAATTCATAAAGTAACTACCCTGAATACCAAACCTCAAAGAAAAATGCAGCCATCAAGAAACTACCTCAAATTAATCCAAACAAAGGAATCCTATCACCCTAAAGATTCAACAAAATAAGTTGGGCAAGAAAGATTCAACAACCTAAAGAAGGGTTGTGTGCTGTGCTGGAATTGGAAATGAATgcaccatttaaaaaaaaaaaaaaaacaaaaaaagtgatGGAAAAGGTGGGTAAGAAAGTTCTTATCACTCTCTGAGATCTCCTTAACAAAGATAAATACATTCGGGCGGCTGTAGGGTGGCTCTACAGCCACCGCTGGGAGCTCCCGTTAATgcattttaagtgtttttttttacatgcatttttttaatacttttaaatatttttaaaaaaattcacaatatcattaaaaaacactttcttaatcatgaagttaaaaaaaaaaaatcccagcaGGAGCTCCCAGCGGGATGCCTAGCGTTTTCCAATACATTCAGATAAGCAAATTGTGACAATCTATTCAATATCAAATATCCACCTTCTGTCAAATCACATATGATACCAGTCTATGAATTCaacaatctctttttttttttctttttttgataggtcttttttctcttctctagtTCCCAAACCATAACGTAAAGGAACCCTTACTCATCAGTGACAAGTTACTAGTATCAAATCCTCCATACCCTTACTTGCCTAGCCCCCATGGTTCTTTCATATCAAACTCCACCGCACCTTAAATTGGTTCGTGGCATCTTCAAATTTCTgaataatttcttttgaaatgatgaagatgttgaacCTCTAAcgctaataatatatataaataaaattaaaaaaaaaaaaaaagcctaacctgaatctttattctttttcaatcaaCATTTAGCAAGCAACTTCTAACAGTAAGATGAAGGCGGGGGGAATACGATAACAGATCCACAAGCTTTAAGAATCCAACAAGTCCTCAGAAAACCTCATGAAGCACCAAAGAGGTAATGTCAAAAGACCGAGAAGAGACATGTCTCGCCACCAACACCTCCATCCAATGTTGAGATCTATTTTCCAAAGCAAACCCCATTCAAGGCCAAAGGCCAGAAACATCATTAAATGGAATGAGAGTCCAAATTTAGACAATGTTTTGAGTTGTGGCAGGCACACCCCTTGAGAGCATTGGATTTGTGATACTCTAGATTAAGTATAGGAGGGTGGTGAATGTAATCCCATATTATTTGAGAGGAAAAAGTTATTTCAGTTTGTCAATGAGCTCCATTTGTAACTACCCAAGGAACACCTAAGCCAGGTTTGCACTCCAAAAGAACAAGTCAATGTACAATTGGTTTTCATTGGAATCATCAAAACATGTAAGAATTTCTCTCCCCCATGCAATGTGGATATTCATCAACCTCCTATAATTAATCCAAGGTATACAGGATTTCGACAAGGATCACAAAATTGCATATTATAGGAATATACTTAGCATGCTCCTAACTTTTTGAATTCTTGTGACTGAAGAAACAAAGCCCCTTACAAGCTTGAAACGGTCATCATTTGATGAACATGTAGCCATATACTTCACTCATCAGTCATAATGGATGAACAAGTTTAAATAAGTCATTTTTGAGCAAAGTttctaatgaaaataaaaataaggaaaacaaaaactacTAAAATGAACGAAATACAAAAACAGAAGACAGAAGGCACGGACGGAAAATGCATAATTGTTACCTTGTTCAAATAGTTCATTTGTGTAAGAACACAAGTAATTACAACGAAAGTGAATAACCAAGTTTGTGGATAAATTAGTTGATTCATTCCCGACAATGTCAACTTCAGAGCAATTCCTAGTGCTTTGACACTCATGACCTGTCAAAAAGCACTCTTAGAATAAAAAACACTGAGGAGATAGAAAATGCAACTCAAAAACATTAGAATTTATATCAAATACTGATACATACCGACAGAGAACCTACAAGGGAACAAACTCCAATGTAAACCATTATGTGTGTCTGGCCATACTCGGGTATAAAACAGAATATAAGAATAAATGCAGCCGTTATGACCAAAGCTGCATACATGAGAAAAGctacaaaagaaacaaaaggaaaaaataaatattttcaaattaaaccaAATTAGAGGACAATGATATCTGAACATGAAAAGCAAAGAATGGTTGAATCAATTCATACACGCAATTCCAGGAAACATTACAATTACCTGGCTCCATAGCAAGATCCCAAACTTCTGTCACGGATTCAATCTCACACTCTTGAGGAGCATGTAGAACAATTGTAGTAGAGCCCACAACACACAAAACACaaccaagaattccaaaaatatGTAGCTTCTCCTGTAAGATAACATGTGCAAGTGCAGCACTGCAGACAACATGATTGTAAGCACTCAGTACTGGAAAATTAGAATTATCTATGTAGAAAAGTTTTTATCATGCCTGATGATAATGCTGAGAGCCCCAAGAGGAGTGACCAGAATAGCTGGTGCAAACGCATAAGCCGCAAAATTAGCAACTTCTCCGACAATCACTGTTAAATAAAAATTGCtctgagaatttttttttttttcaaatctaaatcttaaataaaatcataagcTCTAAGCAACTTCATGAAACATAAATTCCTAAGGTATCAAATGCTTTCTTTTGCATCTAGGTTCTAGATATGATCATATACATGTCATTAATAACAATCAAGGATTGAGACAAGGGGTCCTCTATTCCCTCTATTTTTTGTAGTTGTAATGGAGGCAATGTGTAGAATGATGTCAACAACTGTGAATGGGGGCTTTTATAACACGCTTATGACACGCTAAATAATGAAGAGAGATTATCCTTTCTCATCTCTTGTTCACTTATGACACGCTAATTTTTTGTGAGGCTATCCAGGAGAGaacatgtaacagcccgctagaaattcaattgtggaatttcttttgaccttaataacctcgtgaaaattccgtaagtttacatgaatcgactaatcgcataggttttagcctgtcaacatagttaatgttatcactcactatggtgccagaaatgcgattttaattatttgagatagttagaagtgtcagaatacattatagtctacaccactaggcttaattgaatatttaggatttttcagtactaagtttattacgtttatttttggagtgaatagtaatctcggtaaacgtactaaacgcagtgttttcaaaatcacagtgtgaaatgtccaaattaggttagcgaaattttatttggatacttggaaagatcttaaccacacataatgaatagtattaaatacttagcacaaagagaaaccattagatggaattgtgaaggaaatcaaggtgtgagatcatgacacctaagcaaaatacacatttggaaaatatcttaagaacatagatttaaaatacacatggaaagattttaaccaccttactcttccaagtctactccacatttagaaaatattttgaactaatttcttggatattattgggtaaaaaatatcttgagttgatttttgtagatattattaggtaagagagtcctacactccactctcactccggtaagagagtcctacacttaactctcacttcgggtaagagagtcctacacttaactctcactccagcttcatctcttccatatctcatccataattatctccagccacctctccccacgaaattatcttcaattacaccttccaataaaagattatcaaacactctctctcggacagcttttaggaggtattttgcacgccaatttcgaagctgttgtaagtgttttatcataaagtctccttcatataagttgttcctttttgagtctaatttacatggatatcttatttgccccatttgaagatcatttggtcagtcaaatattgtgtaaactatagaaaggtcattctgggagataaactggagaatatgttatagtttggagtttttgaccaagctaatggatagatattggtccgaaatttttatggagtattgttaacatgtatatgtgactattggttgaggatttttgcatgattaaaggttttgatgaaagatgttcttagatttagaaacttagaaactgagaaactggaagaggaaaaacagtttctgttttgagaaagtttaactctttggtggtctaaacctattctaatgactttgataattttattggaggatcctaaacatcttatatacatgttatattattattttgaagatatttgatgttagtttcaaagatatgaaattttatgcaaagaaatattcagataagccaaagtgtggatattcttggctaaatttatgttttggttaatttctaaccatgtgatcttgaattagaagcttgtatatgttttaggacatctttttaaaccatgtaatggtttggtttgaagatcatatatttataagtcatagatcaagagatttatcaaaactagttgaggaaaaagttcctgtttttggactaagtgtaaaaccaaaaactccaaatgttattttgtgattttggtgactttagtttgatgatttaaagcatggttgatgttaggatgatattatgaatatgttagaagtacgatttgatttttgaaattcttggagatgttttgatttaaggtcaaaacttgtgattcaagtgcttggatctttttacaaaaaagtttggtgttgattattagctttttctaaaaggatgttttaagtatggttttgaacttaggattggaagatgtttgttgcaaaattttggtttaagcatgagttttgaagttggaaggaattgcaacaaaaataaagggaaatggcctatggatgtttcgaacatagtgtgttcttcatagttgtgttttgttttaaatttttctgagttgatatttaagtttaggacaaaatttacatgaggaatgtaaattttggaaacttttggagttagtatgcaaaatccttaagttataggtaaaacggtcattttcccacatgtagagagtaaaatgaaaattttactctttaagttagtattttccatatttcaaattattagtgatttagttctaacttttagaatcactaattacagttcctcgtgatcgcacttgaagttttataagaaacgcggagatcgaggtaagttagcttttaacttactagcagtctactgtgtatgtgtgctaagtaaaagaactacagtgtatgtatgtatgttatcatatgtgtcatgccatgtcaagttatcatgtaattgtctattatacagaatttattctgtcatcaatttttatctgttacataatatattctgttatgtattactgtacattacaagtacgtcatgctaagtatgtcatctattacatgtaagtcaagtcatgtaatattcactgttgcaagtatgtcatgttaaatatgttgtctattatatgttatgccatgttacgaaatgtttctatctcaagttggtcatgtattctaaattatgttcaagtcacgttatgttacgtcaggacttcagtcctttcgtattccagtcacatttcatcttgagtacattatgatgtgtagaatacatggggccacaacaactgtggagtatgtatttaactacaattgtgatgcgtaaaatacatggggccacaacaactgtggagtatgtatttttcatgttaagtcaagtttttgtagaatacatggggccacaacaactgtggagtatgtatttttaatgttaagtcaagtttgtatagaatacatggggccacaacaactgtggagtatgtatttaactacaattgtgatgcgtaaaatacatggggccacaacaactgtggagtatgtatttttcatgttaagtcaagtttgtgtagaatacatggggccacaacaactgtggagtatgtatttttaatgttaagtcaagtttgtgtagaatacatgggaccacaacaactgtggaatatgtatttacacgtagaatacatggggccacaacaactgtggagtatgtatttttcatgttaattcaagtttcagagcaagttcatgctaagtcaagttcagttcatgattcaatttaagctatgtcaattatgctatgttgtacgctaagttatgctttaattacttatgaatttgattatgcatttatgtttttactgtcatacatgcatcattagtctgtatggaagttttttgttaacttgctgagatttgtaatcaaatctcactgtggtagtcccaactaccattccccccgaatggtagatcttgttacaggacctgaaggaggatcaggagctgaccaactagacacagtcgactgaacgacggtgcgtcgttaatgttaatatagtagttaaattactacttgtacgatggagttgcatctccagtactattggatcataactattttggaatagtgctgtgatcttagttattcaatggatctttatgtatgaagtatgtttcaagtattgggatattttcagtttggtgcatagtattgctaaagaaaaaaattatccgctgcgaatattgcataatgttagatgcatgttaggattattgcatcttatatgtcatgaacgggggcaggtaaccttgtgttgcatgtctcgacgcttcaaatgtccgtccgatcccaaacggaatttgggggcgtcacagaacaTTCATCATTTGCATAGTTTATTCCAGTGCTTTGAAGTTGTTTTTGTGCTGAAATTCAACTTGGGCAAGTCATGGAGTGCCGTTTGGAGCAGTTGATAACATTGGCATTTTGGCATGTATCCTTGGTTGCAAGGTGTCATCCTTATCCATGAAGTATCTAAACctcaaacattattttcaaacaaGGCCTTATGGGCATTCCTTTGATTAGCGGGTTGCATGTGGTCCAATGATTGAGATCTCCTAATTGGTCTAGAATTGATAGATTTCTCATCTCCCCTAATTGGGAAATCATGTTCCCTAATGTGTCACAGAGAAGGCTACCTCCTTTATCATGGGATCACTTTCCTATGTTACTTGATTGCGAGAATGTTGAACAATGTAGAGGGTActttaagtttgagaatatgtggttaaaaGCTGAGGGCTTTGTGGGCAAGGTGAAGCAATGGTGGTTGTCATACACTTTCACGGCTCCCCTAGTTTTACATTGGCAAGCAAGTTGAAATCACTGATAATACAGAATAAGGGCTAGTTTGGACACTTAGaatatctgtgaatagtagtgaaattgtttgatttaagatattttattagattttgaaaaatgagagagatataaagttgaataaaaatattataaagttaaaaaaaaaatttgtttgaatataattttgggAGGTAGCCTTTTCTGTTCCCTAATGTGTCACAGAGAAGGCTACCTCCTTTATCATGGGATCACTTTCCTTTGTTACTTGATTGTGGGAATGTTGAACGACGCAGAGCgtattttaagtttgagaatatgtggttaaaaGCTTAGGGCTTTGTGGGCAAGGTGAAGCAATGGTGGTTGTCATACACTTTTATGGCTCCCCTAGTTTTGCCTTGGCAAGCAAGCTGAAATCACTGATAATACAGaataagggcttgtttggacatttaaaatagctgtgaatagtagtgaaattgtttgatttAAGATGCCTTAttggattttgggaaatgagagataaaaagttgaatacaaatattataaagaaaaaacaattgtttgaatataacttctttttttttttaaatttgaaaaatttgtattgttttttgtattttgtttgagaatttgggaaagttgtaatgaataggtaatgattagatgaaaaagttgaagatttgaaattgaaaagtgttttgttttttagtgatgtttgggaagaaaatatatgagaatatcTAAGAATACTTTAGAGTACTTGTGTTCCCAAACTAGCCCTATGACAAAGTTTGGCCATCTTGGGAAAAGGAAACTTCTTTTTCTCAATGAATCATGCCGTGATGATGATTTGGAAGAAAGAGATCATCGTCTAAGAcaagaattgagaaagaagGAGATTATCAATGAAGTCACCtcttttcaccacataatttcattcTTGCGAATGTCACCGTTACTTTAGCAGCTATAAGGTATCGATAAATTTAGATGTGGTGTATTGTGGATGCCTGTACCATAACGAGCCGATAAAATGAAGGCTTCAAGTACACCATAATAGAGCAAACTGATTAAATGCAAAcacatcattttatataatagtcAACAATctagttctatttttttcaatcatAAAGAGTAGCATTTTGGAGGGAAAGTCGAATACCAATTATAGTCATCGACCAACGACCAAAAGATTCATGTAAAACTCACTTGTTATCATGCCGACCCACCAAAGTGGCTCATATAAGTAAGAATAGCCTCCAACACCTGTGGAAACCATCAATTAAACTTAAAGAAATATGTTACATGTGGCataaagataaaaacatattttactaataaagaaacataaaaaacatattcaaaGTATACAATAGTAGCTACACTCTAAATAATGCAACACTCATCCCATACGTGGATATTAGAGACAGATGTGAGAACATGGCAACATCTCCAGAAAATTTAATACAAACTAGATCAAAGACACCGTCAGTTCATGTAGGGTAAAATGCACATCCATATAGACATGGAAAAAAAGGAATCAACTTTCTCAACATGAGCAAGCTTCCTAGTCCTCAGTACAGTACTTTTAATTCATTTCCAGGCACATCAGCACAGTAGTAATAATCTAACATCACTAATTGCAGTCATTGTTCAGTCCAACATTGTTATAATGAGCATCGGTTTGAATTTGTaacttaattttcctttcaattttctGATAAGTAACTTTCTGTTTAATTTACTGAACAGGCAGCTGGACACCAGCCAATAAAAAATGAATGCCTCTATGATTTTACTTTAACTACATCCACAGGCAACTAATTTCTCAAACCTTACCAATTACAGCACCGACTCAACTGCGCTATCGACTAGAAATACCTAAGTCCAAAATGTAGACTAAATGAATTTTTCAAAACCATAATAGTTCAACTTCTTTCTGATATTTAGTAGGTCGAAGTCCACATATTGTCAAAGTTGTTCAATCAAAACTACGCAAAATTTCAATTACTCAGCACACGTGCGTCTTATTATTTATACACCACGTCAATCCATCAAAAGTCCATCAAACCGGCTTTTGATCGCTGAGTAATTTCCTTCATTCAAGTGTTATTGAAACCTACGTCTCTCGTCAGTAAGTTTTTGTCGTGATACGGATATTATTTTAACAGTGAGAAATTACGACAAGCATTGTATACCGAAGATCTCCTCAACTTCACCGGACCAACCGTCCATTGACTTACCAAACACGAATAACGTCATACCCTGCCTTGTTTTTCCATTCTCAGATTTAGTTAAATTAAAATCAGAAGACGAGAAACAAAATCCAACATTGTATAACAACTCCCAATCAATAGAAATTTAGAGAAGTGGCCCCGAGAATTATTTGAAGAATTCAGTACCTGCTCGGACTCCAGAAGCGCCGGCCTTCTTCAAGCCCTTCTTCTTGACAATGAAGCTGGCGCCGATGAAGACGCTGGACGAGAGAGCAAGAACAAGGCCCTTGACGTTGTCAGAGGACATTCCCTCGCGCCAGCTCGTCGGCGGACTCGGAGAGGTCGTCGAAGACATGGCTAATGAGCAGAacaaaaaccctagcctccaccGGTGGCTCTAACATACCCCCACCGGGAGGGCCATTGAATGAAATCGCTTATTGACTCGGTGATCTGATCAACTGGATACTGAGTTAGAACGACGAGTTGGATCTGGATAACTAATGGATGAACAATAAATTAGAGAATGTTTTTGTCGGCACTTGGAGCAGTCGGTGGTTACAGCTGTGAGCGAGGTTTCCTGgatcggagagagagagagagagagaggcgtgCTGGGAAGGACTAATTGGTTATTAATTGGCTTTACCAAAACAATGACTCCACTCCGACTTGGGGTTGATGACTGCTCCATTCcatcttctttccttttcacttctccaccttttctttttttactttctttaccaaaaacataaattttactCATCCCGTAATATTATCGTCAACTTTCGAATATTCTGAATCTTGTGCAATAAACTGAGACCCTTATTTTTATCCGAGGGCTGTCGCCAGACTCGCCACTTAggcaacttttttgttttttaagtattttttaatattttaaattattaaaaaaatttataacttcattaataataatttccttaattattaaattaaaaataattaaaaaagaaggcTATCATTATTCATAAATGTTTGTGTCGAAAATATTATTCgaaataattaatttcaaacACTCTtatcaattgaaaaaaataactttttacgGATCACGTTCCTAATATTTTGGCACCCAAAAACGCATTATCCTCAACAGTTCTCGGTCGTTAATTAATGCTAAAAACATGGCTTAACCAAATTTCttacaagtataaaaaaaatcggGGGTCTTTTCCCTTGGATAATGCCAACAAACAAAATATTGATTAAAACTCTTATACGTtggtcataaaaataaatttataaactaacttaattttatatgatttgttatatctattttataataaaaataattttataatataatacatcacatcaagttaatatataaatttatttttatataatcattttgtaaCTTGAGTATTCATCAAGAaagatattttaattacaaaaaaatatcataaaagtaaatatataaattaacataacttgatataatatattaaattgtaaatatatttaacatacCATTTtcaaatcacgtcaatttataaatttatttttataatatttcctACAATACATCACATCTATAAAGCCAAATAACAATGCAATTGTGTAAAAAATAGAGATAATGATGTGCCTCCTTTAATTGATCAATTTAATATCagcttataaatttataaaataaatctaatatatcaaGTTTAATATAACTTTTGTATGAACTTTGGacttggaattttttttctaagtaaatttcattaaaataaaagatgatacaAGTTAGAGAGGGTGGAGTTCCCTAACAAAACACTCTAAAATAACAACCACAATACAAATAggtgaaaaaaaagagagtttaGTGACCAATTTTTTGGTCTATACCCAAGCCATATAAAAAGGGTACCGTATTAAAAAACGTTTTGAAGGTAAGCCACCGTTAAAACCAATGCAAGTGGAAGCATTGTAATTGAAAGTTTTGAGATATTTGTTAGTGAGGTCCTTAGTCTATTTTACAAGATTAcgggttaaaaaaaataataatccaaaTAGATTGGTATCGGAATGGCAGATATGCAGTGGCATAATAGTCAGCCTGTGCCGCTAGATTGGCTCTTGAGGACCCCACATCAGTGGAATGAAGGTGGGGTCAGCCCAATCTAAATGATTGGAGAATAGGGAGTCTGATGGTATGGCACTTGTAGCCGGAGGAGTTGTTGGAGCCCGATGGCGCATGAAAGCCACGCGTGGAAACAAGTCGCATGTGAGGGTCATGCACCGACATTTTGGGTGTTGTTCTGATCATCCCAATAGATTGGCGGGAGGGAAACATCGTGGTGGAGCGTGTGTCGATTGTTCATGGCCGGAGATAtgtagatctaagaaaatctgaattggtaaaaaaatactatcatataaatatattcacaTATAAGTAGCAGAAagtaaatgaaaaaagaaaaagagacgaAGAGGAAGGTAGAGCCGAGACTCATACCTTCCTTTTTGGTGTAACTGAATGAAAAGATtggtttttcctttaaaaaaaaaaattgaacgaCTCACATCTAAGTTGAGATACTCTTAACGCTTA contains:
- the LOC122309684 gene encoding probable magnesium transporter NIPA4; its protein translation is MSSTTSPSPPTSWREGMSSDNVKGLVLALSSSVFIGASFIVKKKGLKKAGASGVRAGVGGYSYLYEPLWWVGMITMIVGEVANFAAYAFAPAILVTPLGALSIIISAALAHVILQEKLHIFGILGCVLCVVGSTTIVLHAPQECEIESVTEVWDLAMEPAFLMYAALVITAAFILIFCFIPEYGQTHIMVYIGVCSLVGSLSVMSVKALGIALKLTLSGMNQLIYPQTWLFTFVVITCVLTQMNYLNKALDTFNTAVVSPIYYVMFTSLTILASVIMFKDWDRQSPTQVVTEMCGFVTILSGTFLLHKTKDMADGLSTALCLRLSKHSEDDILNGGEGIPLKRQESFR